CCATTCCGGTGTTTTTCCTCTCGGGCCTGTCCTGGCCTTTTCTGGCCATGCCGGCGCTGATGGTGGCGCTGGCCAAGCTCATTCCCTCCACCACGGCGGTGCTGATGTTCGTGCAGCTCAACGCCATGGGCGCCACGCTGGCGGAGATCGCCCCCAGGCTGGCCACCCTGGCCGCGCTGACGCTGCTGTATGGCGCAGCAGCCTGGCTGCGCCTGACCCGGCCCACGCAGGCAACCGCACCCGCCAAGCGGCTTTGCACGCCTGCGCCGCAGTCAGCGCAGGCGGCTGATAAGCTCGGCAATCATTCCCATTCGCAGCCTCTCGCCAGGCCGCCATTACAGGGCACCACCATGAGCATCTTGAACGAAACCCACGACCCCGCGCTGCGCAGCTGGCTTGCATCCGCCCATGCCGGAGGCACGGACTTTCCCATCCAGAATCTGCCGTTTGCGGTGTTTCGCCGCAGGGGCAGCACCGAGCCCGCGCGCGGCGGCGTGGCCATAGGCGACCAGATCATCGACCTGGCCGAGCTGCACCAGGCCAAGCCCTTCAGCGGCCGCGCCGCCGAGGCGCTCGCCGCCGGCAGCCAGAGCACGCTCAACGCGCTGATGGCACTCACCCCCGCGCACTGGAGCGCGCTGCGCCTGGCGCTCTCGCGCGCGCTGCGCGAAGGCGCGCCCGAGCAGGCCGTGCTGCAAATCTGCCTGGTGCCCCAGGCCCAAGTGGAATACCTGCTGCCCGCGCGCATTGGCGACTACACCGACTTCTACACCTCGATCCACCACGCCACCAACGTCGGGCGCCTGTTCCGGCCGGACAACCCCCTGATGCCCAACTACAAGTGGGTGCCCATCGGCTACCACGGGCGCGCTTCCAGCGTGGTCGTCTCGGGCCAGAACTTTGCCCGCCCCTGCGGCCAGCTCAAGGCGCCAGAGAGCAGCGCCCCGGTCCTGGGTGCAAGCCAGCGCCTGGACATCGAGCTGGAGCTGGGCGTGTTCCTCGGTCAGGCCAATGCCCTGGGCGAAGCGGTGCCCATCACCGAAGCGGAAGACCACGTGTTCGGCCTGTGCCTGCTCAACGACTGGTCGGCGCGCGACATCCAGGCCTGGGAGTACCAGCCGCTCGGCCCCTTCCTGGCCAAGAACTTCGCCACCAGCATCTCGCCCTGGGTGGTGAGCATGGAAGCGCTCGCGCCCTTTCGCACCGCGCCCGAGCGCCCGGCGGGCGACCCCGCGCCCCTGCCCTATCTGGACAGCGAGCACAACCGCAGCGCCGGCGCGCTGGACGTGCAAATGCAGGTCACGCTGCAAACCCCGGCCATGCGCGCGCAAGACCCGGCCAGCGGCGCCGTCATCTGCACCACCAGCTACCGCCACGCCTACTGGACGCTGGCGCAAATGGTGGCGCACCACAGCGTCAACGGCTGCAATCTGCAACCGGGCGACCTGCTGGGCACGGGCACGCTCTCCGGCCCCACGCTGGAGCAGGCCGGCGCGCTGCTGGAGCTCACCGCCGGCGGCAAGAACCCCATCAAACTGCCCAATGGCGAGCAGCGCGCCTTCCTGGAAGACGGTGACACGGTGGTGTTTCGTGCCTGGTGCGACAAACCCGGCCAGGCGCGCATCGGCTTTGGTGAATGCCGCGGCCAGGTGCTGCCCGCGCGCAGCCTCTGAAAGCGCGCGATGCAGCTCTACAACTACTTTCGCAGCGGCACATCGCACCGCACGCGCATTGCCATGGCGCTCAAGGGCGTGCAGGCACAGTACGTCGCGGTCGATCTGCTGCACGAGGCACACCTGCACGGCGATTTTCACGAGGTGAACCCGCAGGCGCTGGTGCCCGCGCTGGTGCTCGATGACGGCACGGTGCTCACCCAGTCGCCCGCCATCCTCGAATGGCTGGAAGAAACCCATCCCGAGCCGCCGCTGCTGCCTGACGAGCCCCGGGCCCGCGCCCGAGTGCGGGCGCTGGCCGCCCTGATCGGCTGCGACATCCACCCGATCAACAACCGGCGCATCCTGCAATACCTCAAGCACGAGATGGGCGCCGACAAGGCCGCGATCGAGCGCTGGTGCGGCCAGTGGATCAGCGCGGGCTTTGACGCCTACGAAAAGCTCCTTGCAGCCGACAGCGCGCGCGGCGACTTCAGCTGGGGCGGGCGCCCCACGCTGGCGGACTGCTATCTGGTGCCCCAGGTCTTCAGCGCGCGGCGCTTCAATGTGGACATGGGGCGCTGGCCCTTGATCAGCGCCATCGATGCCGCCTGCGCAAGGCTGCCCGCCTTCGAGCAGGCCGCGCCGGCCAACCAGCCGGACGCCCCCAGAGACTGAAACATGCAGCCAGAGCGCGCGGCAGCCTGAGACAATCGCCGCATGGCCGACAACGCTCCCGCTACCGCCGTGCTGCTGTGCAATCTGGGCACGCCCGAGGCGCCGACCGCCGCCGCGCTGCGCCGCTACCTGGCCGAGTTCCTGAGCGACCCGCGCGTCGTGGAAATCCCGCGCGCCGCCTGGTGGCCCATACTGCACGGCATCGTCTTGCGCACCCGCCCGGCCAAGTCCGCCGCCAAGTACCGCAGCATCTGGACCGCCGAGGGCTCGCCCCTGCTGGTATGGACGCAAAAGCAGGCGCTGATGCTGCAGGGCTGGCTCGCGCAGGCAGGCCTGCCCGCCACCGTGCTGCCGGCGATGCGTTACGGCCAGCCCGCCATCGCCGCGCAACTGCAGGCGCTGATGGCCCAGGGTGTGCAGCGCGTGCTGGTGTTGCCGCTGTACCCGCAGTATTCGTCCACCACCACGGCCAGCCTGGTGGATGCGCTCACCACCTGGACCAGGCGCACGCGCGCCCTGCCCGAGCTGCGCCTGGTCAACAGCTACCACGACCACCCCGACTACATCGGCGCGCTGGCGCAGAGCGTGCGCCAGCACTGGCAGCGCGAGGGCGGGCGCGCCGACAAACTGCTGGTGAGCTTTCACGGCATTCCCGAGCGCAACGTGCGCCTGGGCGACCCCTATGCCGAGCAGTGCCGCGCCACCACCGAGCTGCTCGCGCGCGAGCTGCAGCTCAAGAGCGGCGACTACCAACTCAGCTTCCAGTCGCGCTTTGGCCGTGCGCGCTGGCTGCAGCCCTACACCGAACCCACGGCCATCGCCCTGGCCCGAAGCGGCACGCGCAGCCTGGACGTGATCTGTC
The DNA window shown above is from Comamonas sp. NLF-1-9 and carries:
- the fahA gene encoding fumarylacetoacetase, translated to MSILNETHDPALRSWLASAHAGGTDFPIQNLPFAVFRRRGSTEPARGGVAIGDQIIDLAELHQAKPFSGRAAEALAAGSQSTLNALMALTPAHWSALRLALSRALREGAPEQAVLQICLVPQAQVEYLLPARIGDYTDFYTSIHHATNVGRLFRPDNPLMPNYKWVPIGYHGRASSVVVSGQNFARPCGQLKAPESSAPVLGASQRLDIELELGVFLGQANALGEAVPITEAEDHVFGLCLLNDWSARDIQAWEYQPLGPFLAKNFATSISPWVVSMEALAPFRTAPERPAGDPAPLPYLDSEHNRSAGALDVQMQVTLQTPAMRAQDPASGAVICTTSYRHAYWTLAQMVAHHSVNGCNLQPGDLLGTGTLSGPTLEQAGALLELTAGGKNPIKLPNGEQRAFLEDGDTVVFRAWCDKPGQARIGFGECRGQVLPARSL
- the maiA gene encoding maleylacetoacetate isomerase, which codes for MQLYNYFRSGTSHRTRIAMALKGVQAQYVAVDLLHEAHLHGDFHEVNPQALVPALVLDDGTVLTQSPAILEWLEETHPEPPLLPDEPRARARVRALAALIGCDIHPINNRRILQYLKHEMGADKAAIERWCGQWISAGFDAYEKLLAADSARGDFSWGGRPTLADCYLVPQVFSARRFNVDMGRWPLISAIDAACARLPAFEQAAPANQPDAPRD
- the hemH gene encoding ferrochelatase; amino-acid sequence: MADNAPATAVLLCNLGTPEAPTAAALRRYLAEFLSDPRVVEIPRAAWWPILHGIVLRTRPAKSAAKYRSIWTAEGSPLLVWTQKQALMLQGWLAQAGLPATVLPAMRYGQPAIAAQLQALMAQGVQRVLVLPLYPQYSSTTTASLVDALTTWTRRTRALPELRLVNSYHDHPDYIGALAQSVRQHWQREGGRADKLLVSFHGIPERNVRLGDPYAEQCRATTELLARELQLKSGDYQLSFQSRFGRARWLQPYTEPTAIALARSGTRSLDVICPGFTSDCLETLEEVNQEVRDAFLKAGGQSFRYIPCLNDSHAWISALSRIAQQHLAGWPVADKNINKIAV